In Humulus lupulus chromosome 7, drHumLupu1.1, whole genome shotgun sequence, the following are encoded in one genomic region:
- the LOC133791717 gene encoding uncharacterized protein LOC133791717, producing the protein METNKRFNKNEARLDNIETRMSNMGDTMKSILVQVGQFAITIGSRHKGNLPSDTEVNPKEQCKVNYLRNGREIDGGVTEEKKTRPRVDNNIKSEPVVQEIKKEEKVAKKSINEKPTMKKDNLPMYQRQLPYPQRFLKNKLDDQFAKFLEIFKKININIPFVDALEKMPNYVNL; encoded by the coding sequence ATGGAGACCAACAAGAGATTTAATAAGAATGAAGCAAGGTTGGATAATATTGAAACTCGTATGTCTAATATGGGGGATACAATGAAGTCTATATTGGTCCAAGTGGGACAATTTGCAATTACTATTGGTTCTCGGCATAAAGGAAATTTACCTAGTGACACAGAAGTGAACCCCAAGGAGCAATGTAAAGTTAATTATCTGAGAAATGGTAGGGAGATTGACGGGGGTGTGACTGAGGAGAAAAAGACTCGTCCAAGGGTGGATAACAATATAAAAAGTGAGCCAGTAGTACAAGAAATTAAAAAGGAGGAAAAAGTAGCAAAGAAAAGTATAAATGAGAAACCTACAATGAAGAAAGATAATCTTCCTATGTACCAACGACAATTACCATATCCGCAAAGATTCCTAAAGAATAAACTTGATGATcagtttgcaaagtttttagagATATTCAAGAAGATTAACATCAACATTCCATTTGTTGATGCTCTTGAGAAAATGCCCAATTATGTCAATTTATGA